DNA from Daucus carota subsp. sativus chromosome 1, DH1 v3.0, whole genome shotgun sequence:
TGAGTTCGCGTCTCACTTCACTCTGTGGCTCGCGTCTCACTTTCACTCTCTGAGCTCAATCTCTAGTATGTAAACCGGGGCTCAATCGATTTACTCATATCAGGGCTCAATCGAATTCGCTTCTTCAAAATGGAGTTTCAGTcgatttgattttgtttatgtttttgttATGCAATTGATTTTGTTTCTCTAATCTCGGTCTCTATGTCTTCATTTCAGGTGTTTTTCAAGTTAGGGTTTCGAGCTAGGGCTTCAAATTGATTTAAGGTacattctaattaaaatattaaggcTGATATTGTGTATGATTTTAGgtttgtttttatgttttcatttttcattaaaattattactctgtttgtatgattttatgtttgtttgtatgttttcattttatgtttgtttgtatattctaattaaaatattagggCTGATTTTGTTTGTATGCtttcatttttcattaaaatattggGCTTtgattcatttttcattttgtattttcttttgCTTTGTTCCAGTACTCTGTTTTGATTTGGTACTGTGTTGTgatgttttcttttattttgtgtgtttgtgtgcaCTGCATAttcatcatttttatttatttattgtttttttgtgCACTGCATCTTCATCATTGAGAAATTGATTTATAAACTCATTATTAATCAAGAATCTGTATAGtagtagtaatatatatatgtactagtaTTTAAGCCCGCGCTGCTGGGCATCGACataataaatttgtttgtaACTGATAAAATTCGTAGTTTGTTCAATAATACTGCCAAGAGAGAGATTGTATGTATTTGATAAATACTTAAACGTGAAAATAATGAGTTGATTTAAACCAAACGTAGCATGGTAAAGTCCCAAGTGTTAATAGTTGAAAATAGATTGCAAATGACATAAGAGTTACAGAGTTCTTAATACAGAGTTCTTAAAACAGAGTTATAAAAACCTACGACACCATTATCTTAAGAATAATACAAAGTTTTTAATATGGCTTGCAAACCATATCCAAATGCAGAATTAGAAATTACAAAGTTCTCAAACATTATTACAGAACCATACATTACATAAGATAAGTAAGACGattgaataattggagtagcaTCATGGAATGATGGAGGTAGTAGAGTCCTCTTGTAGGTGTCTTTCATTTGCGAACATCAATGGAGATGCCAATTTGCCAATCTGTACCATTCAATCGGTTAAcatttatttacaaaaacatTAATTACATAGGAGAATTTACTAACCTCAAAGAATCTCTCAGATCCTCCACAGCTTCATGATGAAGATTCATGAAAAACCTCGTCGCAGGATAGTTTGTCAACTTCACCTCACCTAAAACGTTAAGTTGACAATGTgtttataaagatataaataaacAGGAATCTATTCTTTTGAGGACTACCTTGGATCATGCGAGCTTTGACACTGGATATGATAAGGATTACTGGATGCTGGCCAGCATTATGGAGTTCCTGATCAAGAGATCGCGCCATTTCATCAAAGAATATTACTTGTGCAGGACTGCTGTTAAGATATAGATACAAATATTCAGTGATTCAACATGCAATACTTCTATTAAAGCatagatttaaaaaattaacacaAACTTCAAATCGTTGATGGTAAACTGAATGCTGTTTTTGAGCTGGTTATATTTGTTCCTGTAGGTAGTCATAGGTTGCACTTGTTGTAGAACGCCAACAACATCTACATAACAGAATAGTCAGTTACAGAAAACTACACTGGCTTTATAGATTTCttgtattaaacaaaaaaaactgaCCGATTAGGAAGTTGCTTTCCCTTGCAACATCGATTATAGTTGATAAGTTAGTGAACTGAAACACATGACGCTGGATATAATCCACATCTTCAGCTACAAAGATGTTAGTCATATGATACAATTGGATGAAGAAATTACTTTCAAAGCATCTTTCAGTTTGCATGGCACCATATTGCCTAACAACAAAGTTATGTACATTATAGGTTTCTCCCTCCGTAATCAAACCCTGAAGTTGATTCATGTTTGCAGCAGCAATCCAGGCCCGAATACGGCCTCCCTAGTAGTGCAGAAATACCATCATTAATCTAATAAACCCTGAGGATGAATAATTGGTAGGTAAAGAATTGGTTTCACTTACCAATTCATCGACGAAAATACAGTTTATACCAACTATATCTCCCTGCTGAGTAATGGCTTGCCAAATCCTCGTTACTCTGACTTTAAGCCTCCATGCAGTTGTTATTTGCGGGCGTAGATTTGATATCATCTGGTATGGGATCTGAGCCATGTTTGTGTGAATATTTTCTTTGAAGTAGAGCTGGTTTTAAAGGCACAGGTGATTGCACTTCTTTCCAAGTTTTACTGCTCTTCCGAGAAGTGTTGTTGGATGGTAGCTATTATTGAAAGGAATCTGGTTACTTTACCTGAGGATTCCTGTGCATATATGCAGTCCAGTATGAGTGCCCTGCAAAGCCTATGCTAGAAATTTAGCTTTTCCTCTGGCACCTGCAAAGTTCTATTAGTTTTTGGCATATATATTTGGTGCTTTTCAATAGTCGAATGTGCACACTAATAATCCCAAAAGATTTTTCACTTGATAATTTctgaataataaaatttcagAAGGGTACAACTCCTTGCACAGCAAGGTTAATTGTTCTTTGATGCTAAGAGTAGGCTAAAAGTAATTAGTCTTTTGCATTAGGGCAAATTTACAGTTTGTgaaaattgcaactttccagAGCAGCACCATACAGCAGTGTGCATTTGTTAATCTGTTAAGCTGGACTTTAAGTCCACAGTTGAGATTCCTTGATCATTGTCGGTTGATTCGGCTGCCTGttattataaaagtatgttCCAATATCACAAAACCATACTAATTGACAGGATGTTGAGTTGTATAAAAATGTACCTGTGATGTTGGTGCACGACTACTGGAAGCACCTTCATTAGCCTCTGCTGGAAGCTTGACAAAACCTCTGCAGATGTTAGTAGCCCAGTAATACTTGAACTTGTTCAAAACGTTTGCCTCCCTAATATGGATCACTATACTGTATTCCTTATCTGTAATACCAAGCACACATCCCGGAAAGGCTTGCACACTGAAAATCTGGTGTGAAGAACTCTTAGTTTGATTTCTGCAGTCAATTGAATACGTAAAAGATGACAAATACCTGATCAGCAAAATCAGAAGCTCTTCTCCCAGTTATTGCACGCACTTCTCTGTCTCCTAACACTACTGGCATCTGGCCGGTTTGGTCCTCAGCAACAACATGAATTTTAAACCTACATGCAAATGGTGGGTGACTATCATAAGGTACTGAAcatataattgagaaaatttgtTAATGGAAGCACTAACTTTTTCTGGGGATACGGAACGTATCTGTTGCAAGCTTCACATATTGGACATGGATTTCCAACTGTGACCTCCATGTCACAACTTGTGCAAGCATTGTAAAACCAGCTAAAAGTTTCATCAATCTTAGTAATCTTCACATGTGCCATGAAAAATCCCTGAATAgatcatttatattataaagtttaaataggAAAGATACTACAGTCATGGTTTAAAGGTAATAGACAAAAATTTCTAACTGGCTGAATTTAATAACCTCAATGTCATCTTTTCCCAGGTTTTCAAGTTCTTTAACTGTTGCCATAGCCATTGACTTGACTTTTGGTTTTCCTAAAGCCTTCTTGGCAAATTCAGGGTTTGTCAACCTAAACAAATGAGTTGTATGTGTTAGGTGGACATAAAGAGCAGCCAGTTATATGGAGATACAAAAGTTTAGAGTTTCACTTACAATTTCCTTAGTGTCACTACACTATGGTGCTTGTAGTTGAGATATACAGTTGTCGCTGTGTTGTTTGATATGTCTATCTCACCTGTAAGTCGATGTAAAATTACAGAAACCATATAAGGAGTGTTAATGATCATCATAGATAGTAAAGTGTTTACCATTCCATTTCCCAACCCTGCATCCTGAAATGATGATAATAACTGGCTTTTCCAAACCACTTTTCATAAGCTTATCAAAGTTTTGGCCGAAATTATCCCAGAAAGTAACACTTATGTTTGAACTACAAATAAACAGAGAGATGAAAACAGGGCTACTGGGCAGGAGgagtataaaatttgaatacacaggaaaaaaattactttccgtcggttatataaaattttgcctGCCTTTGACTCTGTCCATGTCTGTTTGttaaatctcttatattgtcatagtCCTTAATGATTCCCACCACATCTGCATACCACAAAATGAGCTTGCACCAGATATCTTATCTTAAACACAACAGTTTCAAGAAATGTTAAATTACCTGCTAGGTAAGTAGTTTGTTTAGACAGTTCCTCCAGCTGGCTGTGATCGTAGAAGTCGAAAGCATTTGCTGGTATTGTGACACCATCATCTGCAAGCTGCTGTATAATTGTGTCTTGATTAAACACCAACTGTGTAGCATTCCTTAACACTCTGAACTTTTCAGTTTGCTTGTAAATTTGGACATCAAAGTTCTTAATGCTGTACACTCTTCCAACATAGACTATGAATTGGAATTCATCAGCACATTTAGTCGGTACAAATCCATGAATCCTATGTCCCTGCATGAGGTTACCATATTAGTGTTGCAAACAGTTTTCACACTGAGATACCATAAACATCACATATAATTTACCTTCTGGTCTATCACAATGACATTGAAACTCTTGAATTCCTCTCCTGATTTTGTAGCTCCTCTCCATAAACGGATGACTCGGACCTTAATTTTGTACTGATCAACTCCCGGTTTCAAGTTCTCAACTGCAGTGTAGTGATTGCTTGCCATTGTCTTAAATTGCTGTGGGAAACAAAGACTTCATCTGTGCTTATATACATGAGTTAATTCCTTACCAGAATTAATTGTTTACACCTAACATAATATGCATTTATGTGACAAACATAACACTTGAACTAATAGAAGCAAACAGTTCAAACATAACCATTTAGTTGTGACAGCAACAAAAATAAGTTCACAATATTACAGACCTTAacagttaaaaataaaaagtacagATAGTGACCAAAGTAGTTTGTTCTGGTACATGAGGTGAACTGAAATAAACACAAAAGTTGATGACCATCATTGAATTTGTTGGATGGCAACATTGATCACCGGGATTCTCATTTAGAAATCTGAAACAAAAGAGAAGATTTGTTGGGTTGTTTTTGGCATGGGAAAAAATGCATTACTAAATTGCAAGCTAAGCATACCTTCTCCAATTTAATTTTCTTCACCAGAGGAGAAACGGATGCATCTGTAGGATTGAAAGCCAAAGATTCGGAAATATTTCGTGGTCTTGTTTTCATGTTGGTTGACTTCTCAGTGTTTGGAGTTTCACTTGCATTTTGCTCTGTCCCAGATtcctaaaaaaaacaaatttcatattacaatattttacttttaaatgtGACAATGCTATAATTAGTGACATACATTGACCAAGGAGATATCTCCGATTTCAACCACAGTTGCACTATTCGGATCAAAACTGTCCCCTTTTTCCTGTGCCTGCAGAATTTCCTTTGCATGGAAAACGGTCGAACCTTTTTCAACATTTTCCTGGTTGATAGAAAGGTTGATGGTATATTTCTGCTTGAGGAACACTTTCAGAACTTCTGGAAATTTTTCCTCCTCGGCTTCCTATGTACAACACTTTGAAGTTAACAATAAAGAAACAGGGGGAAATTATTTACGAAATAATTACAGTAATGGAAGAATTACGGACGTCACTACAATCAGCATGCAGGTCAATCACTGTTTTATCAATCAGTTTTGTAATCTCGTGATCTGGGAAGATAATTGCAACCGAACCAGTTTCGTCTGAGCATAGAGTGCATAACCGGAACCTAACAAATATAGATTTTACACATGTATTAGTAAAAGGAAgatgataatttaattttgtagcAGTTGGTAAGATTTATGTGCAAAACGTAGACCTCTTTTCTGGGTATGGGATTATTCGACCACAACCATTAGGACGTGAACATATGAATTTTCCATGCTCAAGTTCCAGTTCTAAATCACAGCCTGTACACTTCCTGAAGTACCAACTTTTGTTATCAGTAATCCTTTTGACGGTGACCTCACAAAAGATGCTATCCTGTAAAAACAACACTGCATTTGTAAATACGgcttaaatattatattcatttatataaaaaaaaataaaagaaagacAACCTCTCCGAAATCTTTAGGCAAAGATTTTATATCCTTAACCTTCAATATTTTCCTTGGCATTTGAACAACGACCTCCTCCTCCTCTTGTATCTCAACCATAACagcttcattttttttctcaGAAATACTATAATGCATTGAAATGTGTCATACTTTTGGAAAAAGAATAcattctataattttctaaatataattcataaatgTACTATAAATAAGGTTACCACCTTCTTTTCAACTCATTCATGCAATAGTGTTTAGGATTGATATAAACTCTTGTGGCAGGGTAGTTTGACAAATGTGCCAGACCTGTGCATTTGAATATTATCAAATATGGTGAACTGCGTTAAGGAGCTTAAATAGTACTTATTCCTATTTAGACAGAACCTTCATAGCGACCAACTTTCGCACAGCATATTATAACATAAAGATTCCTGCAGTCGGCGTTGCGAAAATCCTTCTCCGCTAATTCTCCAAACTGATCAAAAAAGGTTACATGCACACTGGAGCTGTGACAGTAGAAGAACAATTAGTTCATCTCCCAATATGCATTGAACTACCTAGAAGTCATTattgtttaaattaattttacctTCCATTGGAGATTTGAAACTTGAAGAGAGTTTTTtcttcatcattttttttttattttgatcagGTCTTGAACATTTATCACCTTGCCAGCCATGTCTGATAAGAAAAGGCTATGTTACTAAATAAGGATGACATATTTTTGTGGGAATATGTGACTCGCAAAAATGTATTACCAATTAAATACCGATTGTCGTCTGCAAGCTTTTCAAGTGCATCATAATGGAATAAGTCAAAAGCATACAACTCAATTGGTAGTCCAACATCTGTGGCTTTCTTGAAGAGTGTGTGAGGagtgaaaaaaatatgttttttactGCGTACAGCTCTGTATTTCTCATCTCCCAAATAATCTTTTACTTTAAAATTGGAGATAACATAAATTTCTCCTTCTTTTATCTCCTTCAGCAAGTCACCACAGTATTTGGAATTGGCAAAGGCATGAAGTCTACCATTCTATATTCACAAAGCAAGTCAAATTTTAAAGGCAGATACACAAATATTTTCTACATAAAGTATTAAGAAATAGGCACATATTTTAGAGGACTGTACCGAGTCATCAATTAGTAGCATGTTAACTCCCCAAAATTCCTGTTTCTCTCTGCTCATGCTCTTCCAGAATGATTGCACTCTTACTCTCAGTTTCCAGTCATAAGTTGTTGTGTCCACAGTGTCTATAGGACTGTAGGGGCTCAAATCATTCACAATAAACTGCAGGTAGGAAGATATTAATTACATAACAGATAGGTTTAGAGTTACAGAATCATTCAATACATATGGTTGAACAAAAGCAGTGAATTATAACTTACAGAGGAAGTTGTTTTCTCCGACATCGTCTTCAATTTGAGAGTAGTTGGGCTGTAAGGAGAAGTTAAAGTTGAGAGTACTTCGTTTCTCTAAGGCGGCTTCTTCTTAATCGAGTAGTGGAGAGCTTTGCCTGCATCGGGAGGAGTGTGTGGTCTGAGATTCAGACACGGAATTTGTCTTAAGGGTTTAGATTGAGTTGGGTACCTTTAGTCCTTTGTTCACAGTAAAAGAGGATGCAAACAGTACGCGCGCCATTTCGAGAATTTAGTATCTTGCAAAATGAAAATGCAGTGGCCATTTTGTCTTTATATCCGTTTATATCCGTGAAATTTTTGATATAtgacaaatttatatttcgTCGGAATACGTAGTAAACGATTTAGCAATATTGTTTAGTAAAttatcaagaaaataaaaataaatatatcagcATTCCggtatatatcattatattatgAAAATGAGGCAAAAATATTAGTACTATGAGTTGCGTATAATGGTGAATTGGTACTGTatagaacaaaaaaattataaagaaggtTATTAATTGATAAGTACACCCTCCGTCTGAGTAGACCCTTtactcataaaaaaaataatataaaaaaagtttgatgtctaaacttttattcagttataaaataatttaaagaaatattAGTTAAGTATCTTTTGTAAGGGTCTCGAAAttcgtgcaaacagtgaacgtaaactaccGGTTTCGACGTAGGGAGTATTctagtgtttaaaaatattaaaatattaaacaaaacaaCAGAACCTTGTCTGTTTAATTAACCGatcattaaataatattttggcaaCTTAAGAAGATAACTTATGAAGAACTCCCACGCTTAATTTTATATGACACTTTGATTCTTgacaaataattttaagtatgttgactggaaagtaaaaaaaaataatttggtaTTCtcattttctgaataataatatataatcaaactttgtattggaaaaaaaacaaaacattaatttattttacaacCCAGTCAAAATAATTAAGAGTAAGTGttcaaattaaatttgtaaggaaaaaaaaaagtgcatCCGTTTCAAATATAAGTAATTCGAACACAACATCTTCGCACGGCGGATAGTGATTCCGGTATATAACATTATATTATGAAAATGAGGCAAAAATATTAGTACTATGAGTTTCGTATAATGGTGAATTGGTACTGTatagaacaaaaaaattataaagaaggtTATTAATTGATAAGTACACCATCCGTCTGAGTAGACCCTTtactcataaaaaaaataatataaaaaaagtttgatgtctaaacttttatttcagttataaaataatttaaagaaatattAGTTAAGTATCTTTTGTAAGGGTCTCGAAATTCGTGCagacagtgaacgtaaactaccGGTTTCGACGTAGGGAGTATTctagtgtttaaaaatattaaaatattaaacaaaacaaCAGAATCTTGTCTGTTTAATTAACCGatcattaaataatattttggcaaCTTAAGAAGATAACTTATGAAGAACTCCCACGCTTAATTTTATATGACACTTTGATTCTTgacaaataattttaagtatgttgactggaaagtaaaaaaaaaatttggtattttcattttctgaataataatatataatcaaactttgtattggaaaaaaaacaaaacattaatttattttacaacCCAGTCAACATAATTAAGAGTAAGTGttcaaattaaatttgtaaggaaaaaaaaagtgcATCCGTTTCAAATATAAGTAATTCGAACACAACATCTTCGCACGGCGGATAGTGATTCCGGTATATAACATTATATTATGAAAATGAGGCAAAAATATGAGTACTATGAGTTTCGTATAATGGTGAATTGGTACTGTatagaacaaaaaaattataaagaaggtTATTAATTGATAAGTACACCCTCCGTCTGAGTAGACCCTTtactcataaaaaaaaataatataaaaaaagtttgatgtctaaacttttattcagttataaaataatttgaagaAATATTAGTTAAGTATCTTTTGTAAGGGTCTCGAAAttcgtgcaaacagtgaacgtaaactaccGGTTTCGACGTAGGGAGTATTctagtgtttaaaaatattaaaatattaaacaaaacaaCAGAACCTTGTCTGTTTAATTAACCGatcattaaataatattttggcaaCTTAAGAAGATAACTTATGAAGAACTCCCACGCTTAATTTTATATGACACTTTGATTCTTgacaaataattttaagtatgttgactggaaagtaaaaaaaaaaaatttggtattctcattttctgaataataatatataatcaaactttgtattggaaaaaaaacaaaacattaatttattttacaacCCAGTCAAAATAATTAAGAGTAAGTGttcaaattaaatttgtaaggaaaaaaaaaagtgcatCCGTTTCAAATATAAGTAATTCGAACACAACATCTTCGCACGGCGGATAGTGATTCCGGTATATAACATTATATTATGAAAATGAGGCAAAAATATTAGTACTATGAGTTTCGTATAATGGTGAATTGGTACTGTATAgaaccaaaaaattataaagaaggtTATTAATTGATAAGTACACCGAATGTCTGAGTAGACCCTTtactcataaaaaaaataatataaaaaaagtttgATGTCTACACTTTTATTTCagttatattttgaatttaaagaaATATTATTTAACTATCTTTTGTAAGGGTCTCGAAATTCGTGCagacagtgaacgtaaactaccGGTTTCGACGTAGGGAGTATTTTactgtttaaaaatattaaaatattaaacaaaacaaCAGAATCTTGTCTGTTTAATTAACCGatcattaaataatattttggcaaCTTAAGAAGATAACTTATGAAGAACTCCCACGCTTAATTTTATATGACACTTTGATTTTTGACTCTTAATTTTAAGTATGTTGAGtggaaagtaaaaaaaaaaaatttggtattttcattttctgaataataatatataatcaaactttgtattcaaaaaaaaacaaaacattaatttattttacaacCCAGTCAACATAATTAAGAGTAAGTGttcaaattaaatttgtaaggaaaaaaaaaaagtgcatCCGTTTCAAATATAAGTAATTCGAACACAACATCTTCGCACGGCGGATAGTGTTCtttcatataaaatttgaatgaaat
Protein-coding regions in this window:
- the LOC135150813 gene encoding uncharacterized protein LOC135150813 isoform X1, which produces MVNTLLSMMIINTPYMVSVILHRLTGEIDISNNTATTVYLNYKHHSVVTLRKLLTNPEFAKKALGKPKVKSMAMATVKELENLGKDDIEGFFMAHVKITKIDETFSWFYNACTSCDMEVTVGNPCPICEACNRYVPYPQKKFKIHVVAEDQTGQMPVVLGDREVRAITGRRASDFADQVFVIFYVFN
- the LOC135150813 gene encoding uncharacterized protein LOC135150813 isoform X2, whose translation is MKSGLEKPVIIIISGCRVGKWNGEIDISNNTATTVYLNYKHHSVVTLRKLLTNPEFAKKALGKPKVKSMAMATVKELENLGKDDIEGFFMAHVKITKIDETFSWFYNACTSCDMEVTVGNPCPICEACNRYVPYPQKKFKIHVVAEDQTGQMPVVLGDREVRAITGRRASDFADQVFVIFYVFN
- the LOC135152567 gene encoding uncharacterized protein LOC135152567, which codes for MSEKTTSSFIVNDLSPYSPIDTVDTTTYDWKLRVRVQSFWKSMSREKQEFWGVNMLLIDDSNGRLHAFANSKYCGDLLKEIKEGEIYVISNFKVKDYLGDEKYRAVRSKKHIFFTPHTLFKKATDVGLPIELYAFDLFHYDALEKLADDNRSSVHVTFFDQFGELAEKDFRNADCRNLYVIICCAKVGRYEGSV